The genomic DNA ACCTTACTCAAAAATCAGGAACAACTCAAAGATATACAGTCACAAATTACTGCGCTTAAATCGGAAACTGCTCAAACTAAGAGTAGAATTAAATCTTTAGAATTGCAGTTAAAACAGCGAGTGGTGCGATCGCCTATTGATGGCACGATCTTTGAATTGCCTATTAAAAAACCAGGTGCTGTAGTCCAACCTGGACAAATGATTGCTCAAATTGCTCCCAAAGGTTCTACCTTAATTTTAAAAGCACAAATGCCTAGTCAACAAAGTGGCTTTGTGAAAGTTGGAATGCCAGTAAAAATCAAGTTTGATGCTTATCCTTTCCAGGAATATGGAATTAGTAAAGGTTATATTACCTGGATTTCTCCTAATACCAAAATTGACGAAAATAGCCGCACTCAGATAGAAACTTATGAATTAGAAATTTCCTTAGCAGAACCTTATATTCAAGTCGGTAATAAACGAGTCTTTCTCACCCCAGGTCAAACAGCAAATGCAGAAGTTATTATTCGTCAACGTCGTGTAATTGACTTTATTTTAGATCCATTCAAAAAGCTGCAAAATAATGGGTTAAATCTTTAATTAGGTTTCGTGAAAATTAGATAATCATCACAGGAGTTAGATCATGTTAGAATTAATAAACGTTTCTGCTGAAGATATTCTTTATCATACTAAGATATCTTGCCAAATTCCTAATATTTTAGAAGCGATCGCCACCAGAAAAATTATTGCTGATCAAGCCAAAAAAGTAGGTATTGCTATCACCACAGAAGAACTACAAATAGCAGCAGATAACTTGAGATTAGCAAATCAATTACTTAAAGCAGAGGATACATGGACATGGTTAGAAAAACATCATCTTTCCTTAGATAACTTTGAAGAAATAGCCCATACCAACTTACTATCTACAAAATTAGCTAATCACCTATTTGCAGATAAAGTTGAACCATTTTTTTATGCTCATCAACTTGATTATGTAGCAGCAGCAACATATCAAGTCATCTTAGAAGATGAAGATTTAGCTTTAGAAATATTTTATGCTTTACAAGAAGGAGAAATTAGTTTTCACGAAGTTGCTCGTCAATACATCAAAAACCCAGAACAACGTCGTGCAGGAGGGTATCAAGGTATCCGTCAACGTCGAGATTTTAGAGCAGAAATTGCTGCGGCTATTTTTGCAGCTAATCCCCCCCAAATTCTCAAACCAATTATTACATCAAAAGGCGCTCATATCATTATGATTGAAGAAATTATTCAACCTGAATTGAATGAAGAAATCAACCTAAAAATTATGGCAGATTTATTTAGTGATTGGTTACAAACAGAAATTAAAAAACTAACAATCACTGCCAACCTAGAAACCTATCAAGATAAAAATGATTCATCTTCTGCACAGGTCTTGACGACCACTAATTAAACAACCAATACTTCATTTACTTCATTGATTAGACATATTTAAAAAAGATGCTAGAGACGTTCCATGGAACGTCTCTCATTTACAGCACTTCCCGATGTTATGAGGTACAAGAACCCCACCCCCAACCCCCTCCCCGCAAGCGATGAGGGGGCTAAGATGTATCTCATAATAGCGGGAAGTGATGTAATTCTCGGAGATGTCTATTTTGTTAGGTGATTCTGTTACTGAAACTAGCCTATATTTTTTATATCAAATATAAAAATTAGTGGGCATTGCCCACCATAAACTTTAGCTTAATAGATTCTAAAAACAGTATTTTTCGGCTTTGTATGATTGCAACTTTGATGATCTTCATGAACTAAAGAATTATCGTACATTAACTTTTCATAAGTTTCATAAGGTATATATTCTAGGGGGTCATACCCAGAAAACCGCAGAAATAAAACACAAGCCCAGGCATATTTACCAAGAATAATAGCTTTAATAATCTCTTGAAAATGGGAATTTTTAAAAACTCGATCAACTTGTTTATGTTTAGGAAAATTTTCTTGAATCATACCATCACCTCAAAAATAATTAATTGATTAACCCTACCAACACTCAAACTCGAAATCAATTAGCATAAAAGAGTGTAAACATCCTGCGAGCGATAATTAAGATAGGGATGTTGGATGTGAACTTTATGTGCTGAAAATTCTTTAAAAATAGCTGCCATACGACTCTCTGGACTATTATCACCTTCCTGCCAAGCAGAAATTAAACCATTAGCAATAATTTGACAGCGATGAGTACCAAAACTTTCTTGATCTGCAAATGTTTGATCTGGTTCTTCAGCACAAGCTAAACCTGGCGCTAATAACTTCGTAAATAAAGGTACTTGTTCCTGAAAATAGGCTTTATTTTCCTCATATATTCTTTGTAAAACTGGATAAAGTACCTCATATTCGCCCTTATTAAAGTAAAGTACCGCTGAGTCATAACGTCTATAGTCAGATGGATTGTATAGAGCTTTAAAGGAAAAGGAAAAATCTATATTATTGAGTTGTTCTGTGAGACTTTCCATCACCGTTGCTGCTCCCTCTGGTGTTAAATTGAAATAAATACGTGCAGTTTGATGACCATTTTGAGAACCAACATTAGCTACAGCCATATAAAAGCCATTTTGCACTAAATTCTTGGGCATTTTTATGGATACAAACTTACCAACATTAATTCCGTTTTTCGTTGGTAAAATATGCAATTCTGGATCAACATGGAGTGTTAATCCATTTCTATGAACTACTACACTGCCATTTGTTTCTTCCCTGACTACTTGCCAATTATGACTCCAGTAACCTTGACTTTTGTTCCTGGTGTGCAGATTTTCATAAAATTCTAAATCTATGCCGAATAAGCTATTATTTTCCAAATTCTTGGGTAATTCAGCATTTTTTTTCTCTTGATCAGAGTTGAGATCGGGACTCAAAGTACCGTTATAATAGGCACTGTATATAAAATTACGCAGTTGTATACCTAAATGCCGATTTTGAATTTCTAGAGGTAACTGGGAAAAGCGATAGACAATTGACTCCGGTAATTCCATAGTGGGATAACTGGGATGTTTAATAGAGTAAAGAGATTTAATTTCAATCTGATTGACAATATCAGTTAATGATGTCTGCAATCGCTGAGGTAGTTCTGAAAGTTGAGACTGGAGAGAATCTAATACTTGCATGGGTTTAAAATGTAGAGATGGAAAAAATTAGGAAATCAAAGAGTCAGGAGTTAAATAATTCAGGATTTAAGCAATAGATACTGATAACTTTGTGGGTAATAAATCTTCAGTTTCCATGCCAAAAATTGTGGTGACTGACGCTTGAGGACGACATAACAAACTCTTAGAAACTTGGAGAATACAAATACCTGGATTACCAAAGCTTCTTTCGTGTTGTAATTTGGCTTGAATAGACCTAATTAACGAAAAACCAGCGAACTGTATCACCCTGTTCAAGAAATCAGGACGCTGTTCTAAAATTTCGGGAAAGTTAGCAAAATAAGCTGTTACCAATGCTGATAAAGAAGGTTGTAAAAGTGCTAGGGGAATTGCAGCTAAACGCAAAGAATTTTCTATGGGGATAGTTTTACTTGTTACCATGCTGTAGAGCCAAATTTGTAAATAACTAGCAATCATTGCACCTAAATCACTAGCGGGATCTCCCCAACCTGCATCTTCCCAATCTATTAAACGAATTATATTGTGATTGACGTTAGCGTCTGTTTGATTAATTTGTGATTCCCAACCTTTAGACAGAAGAATGTTATTTAACTTTAAGTCATTGTGGGTTAAACAACATAAATTAATAGCTTGACTTAGCTCTGCGATCGCCTTTCCCAAATTATCATATTTTTGATAGAGAGAAAAGAATTTTAACCCTTCTGCTGTCACAGAACCAAATACTTCTGGTGTAATTCTCTCTAACCCTCTAGTCAAATCATAATTTATTTGACTTTTGATTGTCTCTGAGGTTTGAAAAAATTTCTGATAATCTGAGTTATTTAAGGTTAAATGATGAATCGTTGCTAAGGTTTCTCCAATTGAGTGCGCTATTTCTACGGGGAATATATTCTCTTTAGCATGAAATTCTGATAAGTCACGATAGTCATTAAGATAATTAAAAACAATGATGGAATTTTCCTCATCAAAATGAATTACTTCCGATAAAGATGAGCGTATATGACTTATTTCTGGAAAGGTTTGGTAAAAATTATGTATTTGCCATTCCTCTAAAAACTCACCGCGAATTTTACCTTCTTTAGTCAAACGTTCTTGTTTAACTAATAATTGCCGACCATCTGGTAAGTTAATGAGTAAATTAAAGTTTTTAGCTGGTTTTGGCTCAATTTTGCTCAATGACTCATCTTCTTGATTACATATTCCTTTGGAGATGAGATAATTAAAAACGTTTTGAGAACTTAATACAAATACCATAGTTTTCAATCAATCAGTATTCAAAATTGCAGGTATGAGAACTGAGAACATTAATAACTCTCATCAAAGTAAGTCACTAATCTGGAAATGGAATCAATAGCATAAGCTATTAAAATAAATTCCATAGATTTAATTGCAAATTTTACTAATTCAGAAAAATTATTACTTGCTCCTCCTAAGATAGACACAGCAGTTGTATCATTGACATCAATAAGAAAGTTATTTTCTTCCCAAGAAGATAAATCCATTATTTTGATGTTTGCCATTTATTTCTAGCCCTTTTAAAATCAATCAATCTGTTTAGCTCCCCCGATAAATTACTATCAAGAGAGCTATCTAACTTAGACTAAACTTACTAAGTTAGTATTAGTAATTATCATGTTTACTGAAAGACTTCGCTAAGGATACAACAGAATCAATCGCAAAGCCTAGTAACGCAAATTCATAGCTCTTAACACTGTAGTCAAGCAAGTCTGGGAAATAAGAACCAGAACCACCTTGTACTAAGATTCCCTCGCTATCATTCATTTCATTCAAGAAGCTTTCAGAATCTTGAAATAGTTCAGAACCAGCAATATTCAATTCAGTAATGTTAATATTAGCCATGATTTTTGCCTCAAATAATTTACTTGTTTTCAGTAGTTAAATTCAGATTGATTTTGATGTAGAGAAGTTATGAATAAAATCTCTACATCATTTATTTACTTCAACCTCACACAGAATTATGATTCAGTAGAGGTATCAGTGGTAAACTACCAAGCTATTAGTAACGGACACCCTTGCTAAAAGATTTAGCAAGAGATACAGCAGAATCAATAGCAAAGCCTAGTAATGCAAATTCCTTAGTCTTAATGCTGTAGTCAAGCAAGTCTGGTAAATAAGAACCAGAACCACCTTGTACTAAAATTCCGTCGTTATCATTCATTTCATTCAAGAAACTTTCAGTATCTTGAAATAATTCAGAACCAGCAATATTTAATTCAGCAAGTTGAATATTAGCCATGATTTTCTCCAAAAAAATTGACTTGTTTTCAGTGATGAGATTGAGAATGGTTGTGATGTAGAGAAGTTATAAATAAAATCTCTACATCATTTATTTAGTTCAACCTCATACAGAATTGTGATCAGTAGAGGTATGATTGATAAACTATCAAGCTATTACCAGTTGTTACCGTGCTTGCTGAAGGATTTAGCAAGAGATACAGCAGAATCAATAGCAAAACCTAGTAATGCAAATTCCTTACTCTTGATGCTGTAGTCAAGCAAGTCTGGTAAATAAGAACCAGAACCACCTTGTACTAAGATTCCCTCGCTATCATTCATTTCATTCAAGAAACTTTCAGAATCTTGGAACAGTTCAGAACCAGCAACATTCAATTCAGCAAGTTTAATATTAGCCATGATTTTTCTCCAAAAGCTTGACTTGTTTACAGTGATTAGAGTCAAACAGTTAATTTGTTGTCTCCTTCGCTGTTACATCTATTTTTATTTAATTAATTTCTAGATTTCAAGGGTTTGCATCATCTTTAAAAGACATAATTTAATGATTTTAGTCTTATTTTTTGTTCGTTTATAGACATTTTTTTTAGATATGAATATTTATTTAATAAAAAAAAGTGTATTCTGAATAAATCTCAAAATACACCTGAGAATGATGAGTTTTAACTTAAATCCTAAAAATCAAAGTTTAGACCTAACTGATTATAGTTTTTTTCCAATTCGGCTTCCCATGAATTAATCCGAGCGTCAATTTCTGGGAGTCCAGTTGTTGCGGGTTGTCTATTAAGTGTTCTATTTTGACCGGATCTTCTCCATGATCCGCGGGTGACACCACCTTGGATCTTTTCCATCTCTTGAGGACTGATATCGGCTATAAAATCAGCTTTATGCTGATAGTCTAGATCCTTAATTTTTGTACTTACCATTTTGTTACCTCTTTAAATACCTTGATGGTGATAATTACTTGATGATGCTTTAAATGCTTAAACTCCCTCACTTATATTTTGAAGTTGTGAATGCCAAAGTCAATATTTTTGAGGTGATTTTTCAGACAGAATTTCCATAGTTTTGTCTGTGAAACTGAAAATTGCTGATAAATTAATGTAGGAGGTTAGCATTGCTAAACCTCTAAAAAAAAATTAATCCCCAAATTCCTGATTTATGCAAGAATTTGAGGATTTAAGTGATAAATATTGGCTTTTAATTTTGGGCTTGGGTTTGAGAATCGGGTATGGTTACATCTATGGGTGTCACCTGTGATGCTAATTGGGTTAATGGTGGTTGAATCGCGGTTTGATTTCCTACGACTAAGGTGACTAAATTTTCTGGTTTAAGGTATTTTTTGGCTACATTTTGTACGTCTGCGGTGGTAGTTGCGGTGACGGCTTTTTGATAACGAAACAGAAAATCAGCGGGATAACCATAATATTCATAGCGCATCAACCGTGATAAGGTTTGACTGGGATCTTGAAAATTAAATACAAAGGAATTGAGGGTAGATTCTTTGGCGTAATTTAATTCTTTTGTGGTAATTGGTTGATTTTGGATCCGTTTAATTTCTGCTTCTAAGGCTTGAACAAATTGAACTGTAGCATCAGAACGGGTTTGTCCACCTGCTATAAACATTCCTGGATAATCAAAACGGGGACTCCAAACACCATAAACAGAGTAAGCTAAACCTTGACGCGATCGCACTTCGTTAAATAATCTGCCACCAAATCCATTTAATACCCCATTCATGACACTTAATGCTGGATAATCAGGGTTTTTGAAGTCTCCCCCTAAATGTCCAATCAAAATGTTACTTTGCGTTAGTTGGGGTTGATCTACAAAAAATACTCCGCCTAACTTAGCTGATGATACTTCAGGTACTTGAATTTTAGAAATGTTAGGATTAGGTTTCCAATTTCCTAATTTTTTCTCAATCAGCGATCGCATAATCTTAGGATTAAAATCACCAACTATCCCTAAAATCATGTTATTGGGATAATAATATTGCTGATAAAAATTAACCACATCTTCCCGGCTAATTTTATCCAAAGTTGCATATTCCACTGTCCGCGCATAAGGACTATCTTGACCGTAGATTAATTTTTTAAACTCCCGACTCGCAATTTCGCTAGGATTATCGTTACGGCGAGCAATTCCACCTCTAGCTTGAGTTTTAATTAAATCTAACTTCTCTTGGGTAAATGCTGGTTCTTGCAAGACTTCTGCAAATAACCCAAATACTGTTTCTAAGTCTTCAGTTAAACTGTCAAAACTGGCACTACCAGCAGTTTCATTAATATCTGTTTCTACTGATGCTGCTCTTTGTTCTAATATCTCATTCAGTTTATCTGCGGAATGATTAACAGTTCCACCAGTTCGCATTAATGAACCTGCAACTTCCGCTAACCCAATTTTATCACCCGCTTCTAAACGGCTACCAGTTTTAATCAGTGCGGTTCCACTTACCAAAGGTAACTCATGATCTTCCATCAAATACACAACTAAACCATTATCCAGCACCAATCTTTCATACTGAGGTAATTTAATTTCTGGTAAAGGTGCAAACTGTAAATCTGTGTAATGTTTTGCTGCTGCTGTTGCTACCCAAGAAAAATTAAATGTCAACAAAAACGCAATCACTAAAGCGGAAACAAACCGCCAACCCTGCAAAAACTTTAGTGAGAATTTCAATTTTTTACCCTTTATCATGTTGATTTTTCTATCCTCTATTTTGACTGAGTTTCTCTCAATAATGATGTGGAGTGATGGGTAAAAATATTTACCCGCTTACGTCTTCAAGTATTTACTTTTGTAAGGGTTTAGCACTGCTAAACTGTCACCTGTCACCTATTTTCCCTTTGACAATAATTTACCAACAGTGCGATTTTCTGGAGTAAAAGTTGTTTGTGCTACCCGTTGAATATCTGCTGGTGTCACTGCTGCAATATCATCCAATTGTTTAAATAAATTGCGCCAAGAACCGGTTTTTACTTCATATTCTAATAATTGCTGTGCCATGCCCATATTAGAATCAAGACTACGTAATAAACCCGCCCTAGCTTGATTTTTCACCCGTTCTAATTCTTTTGGAGATACAGGTTCAGTTTTCAATTTATCAATTTCCGTTCTGAGAGCGATCGCTAATTCATCCACTGTATGACCAGGTGCAGTGAGAGCATAAAATAACATTAAATTGGGGTATTTATCGCCGGGATAACCATTAATACCTTGAGCAGCAAGAGCTATTCTTTTTTCTTCGATTAAAGACTTATACAGTCTAGAAGTTCTCCCACTACTTAATAAACTGGCAATGATATCATAAGCGGCATTATTAGGATCAGTAATCGCCGGACGATGATAACCTTCAAAATACCAAGGTTGGGTAGGTAATTCTAAAGTTAATTCTCTGGTTTTTGTTTGTTGAGGTTCTGAAGTAATTTTCGCTTGGCCTTTAGTTTTTGCTTGATATCTGCCAAAATAAACTTGAGCTAATTTTTTAACTTCATCAGGATCAACATCACCAACAATCGCAATGGTTAAATTACTAGGAACATAATAATTTTCAAAAAACGTTCTCACATTTTCTGGGGTTAAATTACGGATGTCTTCGTCATAACCAATTGTTGGTCTTCTGTAGGGATGAACTTTAAAAGCCGTATCCATAAATTTCTCTACCATCAAACCCACGGGAGAATTTTCTACCCGCATTCTGCGTTCTTCCAAAATTACATCTTTTTCTTTATAAAACTCCCGAAATACAGGATCTAAAAATCTCTCTGATTCCAATGACATCCACAGTTCTAATTTATTAGCAGGAAAACTATAAAAATAGCGGGTAGCTTCACTGGAAGTAGTAGCATTTAAACCAACTCCTCCCGCTTGTTCTACAATTTGCCCAATTTCGTTTTGTTTAACCAGTTTGACTGCTTTAGCTTCTACTAATTTAAACTTAGTTTCTAATTCGTCTACTGCTGATTTTTGGTTTTTGGCTTTTGCACTTCTAATTTTTTTGTCTAATTCTTCCAACTTTTCTAACAGCGGTTTTTCGGCTTGGTAGTCAGTTGTACCGATGCGTTTTGTACCTTTAAAAGCCAAATGTTCTAAAAAGTGGGCAACTCCAGTTTGTCCATCTGGTTCATCAATACCACCCACATCAGCATAGGTGAGAAAAGAAACTACAGGGGCTTGATGTCGTTCTAAAACAATGAATTTTAAACCATTATCCAGGCGAAATTCTGTTAATTCCTTAATTACCCGATCTAAGTATGGTTGAATAGAAGTCTGACTAGGTTGTAATGCTATAGCTAGTTGCGGCGTGACACTCCAACAAAATATTATCAATACTAAGGTTAGCGCAAATAGACGGCTAATAGTTTTAGTTCTCTCCTTGAACCAATCTAAAATCCTCAATCTAAATTCTAAAGTCGAATGTTTCATAGCAAAAATTCAAGTAAATTTACACTTCTTGAGAATTAGGTTAACAAATAAACACAGCGTTAATCTTGTATTAAGGTTTCTGTGTTTTTTGGATTTGACGTTAGACAATATTGCTACAATTTCTGTGCCGGCAATACAGCAATAACTACTATTATGCAAGCTTTTAATTCTTCCCCACCAGTAGAGATACAAACCCGCGATCGCATTATCAACGCTGCCAGACGTTTATTTGCTGCTAAAGGATTTGATGGGACGACAACCCGCGATCTAGCACAAGCGGCTGGAGTGGCTGAGGGTACTCTATTTCGTCATTTTGCCAATAAAAAGGCGATTTTGGTGGAGGTGGCTACTAATGGCTGGGTGGAAATTCTCACCGACTTGCTGACAGAATTAAGCGAAATGGGTAGTTATAAAGCTGTAGCCCAGGTAATGCGGCGTAGAATGTGGAATATGCAAAAAAACATGGATATGATGCGGGTTTGTTTCATGGAAGTGCAGTTTCACCCAGATTTGCGCGATCGCATTCAAACAGAAGTTATTGATAAAATGACCGATGTGGCAGAAGCATTCTTTCAAACGGCTATGGATAAAGGAGTATATCGCCGGATGGATGCCAAATTAGTCGCTAAGGTATTCTTAGGAATGTTCGCAGTTGCTGGTTTTTCTGATCATACCCTCATTGAACCTAACGCCTCTCCCCAAGAAATGCAACAGATGGCCGAAGGTTTAGCAGATATCTTTTTAAATGGGGTATTGGTGAAGGAATAGTTTAAAAAAACAAAGTTAAACGCAAATAGACGCGAATGTGTAACTTAATTTTTATTCACATCCTGAAAGTTTTAATTTGGGTTAAGACTTGACAAGCCGATTTTTTTGTTGTACACTTATGTTACGAGTGAAAATCTGTGGGCGCATATATAGTAAAATTTTCAACTTTCAACATTGTCATTTTCAACCACATCTAAAAAATCCCAACCACCAATTTATCAATTAAATTCTTTAATCCTGGTTATCCTGATATGGCTACGCTATCAGACAAAAAAATCCTATTCATTCCAACTGCAAACAAACAACCGCAGATACACTTTCAAAGTGCGATAGAATTTAAGGAGGCATTGCAAAGAGCGAAACTTAAATCTTAAAAATTCCTACTACCAATCACCTTTGCTTGTTGACTCCATTGTTGTACCAACTCTACCGGAGGACATAAATCACGACGTTGTAAAGTTGCCACCTGTAACCGCATAATTTGCTGATGTAATCTGTGAGTAGGAATTTCCGCCAACTGTGCCACCGAAATCACCCCAGCATGAAGTAATAAACCACAATATTCAATCCCCACACTAGGCAGACTTGCTAATTCAGCTAAAGCCACCCATTTATGGATATATTGAATATGCACTTGTAATTTATTACTTAATGCAAGTTTAGCTTCTAGGGTTTTACTTTGTTTCACTAATTCTAATGTGGTATTAATGCCAGAATTTTGGAGTTTTGAAAGTTCTTCCTGATTCAATCCTGGTAATTCTTCAATTTGCCACTCACAAGCTTTCAAAACACTTTTACTACTTTTAGAAGTAATCTTTTTAGTCACCATTTATTCCTTTAAATATAAATGAGTTAATTTTCTTAACCTATTACCCATGACCCATGACCTACTGTAACTCACCACGCATTACAGTTATAGCTTGTCCTGCTAAAAACACCCGATCTTTTCCAGGATAATAAACTTTTACCACACCCCCCCGACTAGAAGCTTGATAAGCTAAAAACTCATTTTTATTTAATTTTTCCTGCCAAAAAGGTGCTAAACAACAATGTGCTGCACCAGTTACGGGATCTTCATTAATTCCCAACCCAGGAGCAAAAAACCGCGAAACAAAATCATATTCTCCATCACCAATGCTGGTAACAATTATATTAGCAACATCTAATTTTTGCATCTCTTGAAAATTTGGCTGCATTTCTCGCACTATTTCCGCAGATTCAACTTCTACTAAATAACCAAGGGAGTTAAGAGAAACTGATTTATAACTAACACCCAAAATTGTATTTAATTCCACTGGTGCTTCTACAGTTTGGGAATAATTAACAGGGAAATCTAATTCAATCCAATTACTTTTTTTCTTGGCAACTAATACTCCACTTTTAGTATGAAAATATGCAATTTCATCAGGTAATAAATGCCCCTCTGACCATAATACATGAGCGCTGGCTAAAGTTGCATGACCACAAAGGGGAACTTCTACTGTTGGTGTAAACCAGCGTAAATTAAAACCATTATCTTCTGTAACTAAAAAAGCAGTTTCTGATAAATTCATTTCAGCCGCTACTTGCTGCATCCAGTAGTCCTCTTGGGGATGTTTTAACACACAAACAGCAGCCGGGTTGCCGTGAAATGGTTTATTAGCAAAAGCGTCAACTTGAGTGATAATCTGTTTCATAATGGTGGCTATTGTCAGGTTTTCTTGCGTCAAACCAACTTACAAACTACTACTTTTTAATACCTTGAATAAATGCGGTTCTTGCATCAATAATAGAAGTCATTAAAACACAACTCGCTAATAAGTCTATATCTAAATCTAGCAATAATTCGCTTTGATTAATTTGCTCATAGTTATCATTTTTGAGATGATATAAAGACAATTGATTATTTTCCCAAAACCAAACTTCAGTAATATTAAACCGTTTGTATTTTTCTAGTTTATCAATACTTCCACTGGTAATATTAATTTCAATTGCTAAATCTGGATTTTCTTTCTTTTCACCTATATAATAAGATTCGTCAGGTTCAAAGGAAGCATTCTTTTCTTTTGCGCGACGAGTAGCACTCCCTACTGGAATCAGATTTATACCTATTTCACAGGAATATAATTCTAGTAAAAAACCAAGAATGGTTTTAATCATTTCATGTTGTTCACCAAGCGTCATAAATTCAATGCACCCATCAAGATAAATTATTCGCAAATCTGCTGCATCTGCGGTTAAGGTTTCTATGATTTCAAATTCCTTCCAGGTGTAATAACCAGGTAGAAGAAATCGCTGTTCGGAAATTGTGGTAGTTTTGTCTAGGATTTGGATAGTCATAGTAATTTTATGGTTATGAATTTATTGTGATTATAACTCATAGTCAGGTGATAATTCTCAGGTGAGGTGTATCTATCATGGTTCTATTGTCTTCTCTTATTTATATAGGATTAATATTTGAATTTTGAAAAAATTAGGTATTGTAGGGTGTGTTAGAACGAAGTTCATAACGCACCAAACCCTTGATAATGGTGCGTTACGCTATCGCTATCGCACCCTACGTATCTTTTCTATTATCTTCTCTTATTTATATGATAGTTGGTGATAGTTAGGTGAGATAATGTGAACAGATACAGAGTTTTTGGGTTGTAATTTAGTGTTATTAATTACTGTTTAAACTAAGATATCTCCGCAAAATGCTTTGTGTCTGTTCTAGTAATTCTGCTTCTAATTCTCCTAATTGTTGAGTTAAACGAACTTTGTCAAATGTCATGGGTTCAACGCATATCAAAAGACTATCTACAGAAAGTCCATTTTTCGCTGATGTAGGTACTTCAACTACCGCAGGTGAAATGCGGGGGTTATTAGGTTTTGCGGAAGTAAAAGGTAAAACTGTGACTTTGCTGCGTTGGTTGTTAAACAAAGTCCCAGAAATTATCAGTGCTGGACGAGTTTTTTGAATTTCTGTACCTACGGATGGGTCAAATGTTACTATCCAGATGCTTCCCATTCGGTAATCGCTATGTTTTGCCATTCACTTTCCCAACCTAATTCTAATTCATCAACCAAAGCGCAAGCTGCGGCTAGTGCTTCATCTTGTTGTTTTTCTTGCCATTGTTTCAAGAGATTTTCAATCAATGCACTACGGTTTTCAACTTTTTGGTCAATGTAATTTAGTAGTTCATCTGGCAATGAAATTGAGATTTTAGCCATATCCTACCCACAGTCATACTATCAGTAGTATAGCCTAATTTGATATTTTTAGTCTAGTAGTTTGTAAATCTAGAATTTGATTTTGTTCAGGTGATAATTTTCAGGTGAGGTG from Okeanomitos corallinicola TIOX110 includes the following:
- a CDS encoding pitrilysin family protein, with product MIKGKKLKFSLKFLQGWRFVSALVIAFLLTFNFSWVATAAAKHYTDLQFAPLPEIKLPQYERLVLDNGLVVYLMEDHELPLVSGTALIKTGSRLEAGDKIGLAEVAGSLMRTGGTVNHSADKLNEILEQRAASVETDINETAGSASFDSLTEDLETVFGLFAEVLQEPAFTQEKLDLIKTQARGGIARRNDNPSEIASREFKKLIYGQDSPYARTVEYATLDKISREDVVNFYQQYYYPNNMILGIVGDFNPKIMRSLIEKKLGNWKPNPNISKIQVPEVSSAKLGGVFFVDQPQLTQSNILIGHLGGDFKNPDYPALSVMNGVLNGFGGRLFNEVRSRQGLAYSVYGVWSPRFDYPGMFIAGGQTRSDATVQFVQALEAEIKRIQNQPITTKELNYAKESTLNSFVFNFQDPSQTLSRLMRYEYYGYPADFLFRYQKAVTATTTADVQNVAKKYLKPENLVTLVVGNQTAIQPPLTQLASQVTPIDVTIPDSQTQAQN
- a CDS encoding HetP family heterocyst commitment protein, producing the protein MIQENFPKHKQVDRVFKNSHFQEIIKAIILGKYAWACVLFLRFSGYDPLEYIPYETYEKLMYDNSLVHEDHQSCNHTKPKNTVFRIY
- a CDS encoding phosphotransferase, which translates into the protein MVFVLSSQNVFNYLISKGICNQEDESLSKIEPKPAKNFNLLINLPDGRQLLVKQERLTKEGKIRGEFLEEWQIHNFYQTFPEISHIRSSLSEVIHFDEENSIIVFNYLNDYRDLSEFHAKENIFPVEIAHSIGETLATIHHLTLNNSDYQKFFQTSETIKSQINYDLTRGLERITPEVFGSVTAEGLKFFSLYQKYDNLGKAIAELSQAINLCCLTHNDLKLNNILLSKGWESQINQTDANVNHNIIRLIDWEDAGWGDPASDLGAMIASYLQIWLYSMVTSKTIPIENSLRLAAIPLALLQPSLSALVTAYFANFPEILEQRPDFLNRVIQFAGFSLIRSIQAKLQHERSFGNPGICILQVSKSLLCRPQASVTTIFGMETEDLLPTKLSVSIA
- a CDS encoding T3SS effector HopA1 family protein; its protein translation is MQVLDSLQSQLSELPQRLQTSLTDIVNQIEIKSLYSIKHPSYPTMELPESIVYRFSQLPLEIQNRHLGIQLRNFIYSAYYNGTLSPDLNSDQEKKNAELPKNLENNSLFGIDLEFYENLHTRNKSQGYWSHNWQVVREETNGSVVVHRNGLTLHVDPELHILPTKNGINVGKFVSIKMPKNLVQNGFYMAVANVGSQNGHQTARIYFNLTPEGAATVMESLTEQLNNIDFSFSFKALYNPSDYRRYDSAVLYFNKGEYEVLYPVLQRIYEENKAYFQEQVPLFTKLLAPGLACAEEPDQTFADQESFGTHRCQIIANGLISAWQEGDNSPESRMAAIFKEFSAHKVHIQHPYLNYRSQDVYTLLC
- a CDS encoding peptidylprolyl isomerase, yielding MLELINVSAEDILYHTKISCQIPNILEAIATRKIIADQAKKVGIAITTEELQIAADNLRLANQLLKAEDTWTWLEKHHLSLDNFEEIAHTNLLSTKLANHLFADKVEPFFYAHQLDYVAAATYQVILEDEDLALEIFYALQEGEISFHEVARQYIKNPEQRRAGGYQGIRQRRDFRAEIAAAIFAANPPQILKPIITSKGAHIIMIEEIIQPELNEEINLKIMADLFSDWLQTEIKKLTITANLETYQDKNDSSSAQVLTTTN